The Listeria monocytogenes genome window below encodes:
- a CDS encoding PTS ascorbate transporter subunit IIC: MEIITWIANNFFGTPAILLGFIVLLGLLLQKKNLSQVISGTFKAIIGFLIINAGAAVITGSLGIFEPMWKEVFGLETPPLAGFLGQEAFNAKFGSAVTLAMTLGFLVNVLLARFTPFKYIYLTGHMMFWTTTIFAGITVQAVGGDIPFWGLVLFLAVIMGLYWTLQPAITQPFLRKITGNDNVALGHTSSSVAILSALLGKVFGNKKNDAEHINLPKKLEFLRDSNVITALTMGILFVVGAVILMVKKTPGAEKLIAEAGNQSFIVYSIVQSFTFAAGIAIVLVGVRMFIGEIVPAFNGIATKLVPGAKPALDAPIVYPYAPNSVIIGFVGAFIGAIIWLVVLGNTVGYVFVPTMIVLFFHGAVAGVFGNSTGGVRGALIGGFLTATVVAWGQYIMVTFFINTTVPDTAMWAADSDMFILGPIVSMLAKLFF; encoded by the coding sequence ATGGAGATTATTACGTGGATTGCCAATAACTTTTTTGGAACCCCAGCCATACTTTTAGGTTTTATCGTACTTCTCGGGTTACTTTTACAGAAGAAAAATTTAAGCCAAGTTATTAGCGGAACGTTCAAGGCAATTATTGGATTCTTAATTATTAACGCTGGTGCGGCTGTTATTACTGGTTCCCTTGGGATTTTCGAACCAATGTGGAAAGAAGTATTTGGGTTAGAGACACCGCCACTTGCAGGATTTTTAGGACAAGAAGCCTTTAATGCAAAATTTGGTAGTGCCGTAACACTTGCGATGACTCTTGGATTTTTAGTCAACGTATTATTAGCAAGATTTACACCATTTAAGTACATTTATTTAACTGGTCATATGATGTTCTGGACAACAACCATTTTTGCAGGAATTACTGTGCAAGCTGTCGGTGGAGATATTCCGTTCTGGGGACTTGTACTTTTCTTAGCAGTAATTATGGGTCTTTACTGGACATTACAACCAGCAATTACACAACCATTCTTACGTAAAATTACTGGGAATGATAACGTCGCGTTAGGACATACTTCATCCAGTGTAGCGATTCTATCCGCTTTGCTAGGGAAAGTGTTTGGGAATAAGAAAAATGATGCAGAACATATTAATTTACCAAAAAAATTAGAGTTCCTACGTGACTCGAACGTTATTACAGCTCTAACAATGGGGATTCTGTTCGTCGTCGGGGCAGTGATTCTGATGGTGAAGAAAACACCAGGAGCAGAAAAATTAATCGCAGAAGCTGGAAATCAAAGCTTCATCGTATACTCCATCGTTCAGTCCTTTACGTTTGCCGCTGGTATCGCCATCGTTCTTGTAGGTGTGCGGATGTTTATCGGTGAAATCGTACCGGCATTCAATGGTATTGCAACAAAACTTGTACCGGGTGCGAAACCTGCGCTAGATGCACCAATTGTTTATCCATATGCGCCAAACTCCGTAATCATTGGTTTCGTGGGTGCGTTCATTGGAGCGATTATCTGGTTAGTAGTACTTGGAAATACAGTTGGCTACGTGTTTGTGCCAACAATGATCGTTCTCTTCTTCCACGGGGCAGTTGCTGGGGTATTCGGTAACTCAACTGGTGGGGTGAGAGGAGCATTGATAGGTGGATTCTTAACAGCTACGGTTGTGGCTTGGGGACAATATATTATGGTTACCTTCTTTATCAATACGACTGTTCCAGATACAGCCATGTGGGCAGCCGACTCAGATATGTTTATCCTCGGACCAATTGTCAGCATGTTAGCGAAATTATTCTTTTAA
- a CDS encoding PTS sugar transporter subunit IIB — protein sequence MKILAVCGLGQGTSLILRMNVETVLRDMGVDADVEHIDVSAARSMNVDIIVTSQELAETLGTDTSAKVVIVNNYFDNAEIKTALTEAINS from the coding sequence ATGAAAATTTTAGCTGTGTGTGGACTTGGTCAAGGAACAAGCCTAATTTTACGAATGAATGTAGAAACAGTTTTACGTGACATGGGAGTTGACGCAGACGTGGAGCACATTGATGTATCAGCTGCTCGCTCGATGAATGTGGATATTATCGTAACAAGCCAAGAGTTAGCAGAAACACTTGGAACAGATACAAGTGCCAAAGTAGTTATCGTCAACAACTATTTTGACAACGCAGAAATTAAGACGGCATTAACTGAAGCAATCAATAGTTAA